A window of the Ananas comosus cultivar F153 unplaced genomic scaffold, ASM154086v1, whole genome shotgun sequence genome harbors these coding sequences:
- the LOC109704960 gene encoding uncharacterized protein LOC109704960 — translation MPPRRATRSTPASPSEVPEQSGYDEVQELRAQVSALVGAMQRQEEHIKSLQDLMSRQATTAAPGSQDVPVSEAPTIVPPVSPIVPPVVSAPSGSDVTALEAERARFIKVLEAFMRFNPPMFDGKEADPWIVETWLTAMEALFEDIYTLERDKVPLAAHCFEKDAQIWWQKAKKKRASNLLPLTWEEFREMLFMEYFPDSDKRKMKEDFRKLRQGNRSVREYEREFTHLVNCVPGMVHTDRDRAECFERGLRPDIFRTVNALKLKTFEEVLDRALWVERGNAIARDERESFEREREREKGKKRTTSDAGGQLSSKRPPRYPRSQSRYQGPPRCVICGGNHRPMACPQREGKCFKCGQPGHMIRDCPRGASPAQSTASVQSPSRQRSGLPPAMLAGRSFVPRQYEPCRPAPSTRMDTPRSAPSGRVFAAQAEEPAVVDDVVAGIVLLYGTRSRALFDTGASHSFISSSFAKTHDIEISDSADAWWVYAPEHTFSVHEVCAACPVQIGDWIMPADLLVLSRMKGFDVILGMDWLTKYYATIDCESKVITFREPGQKEVVYWVCKSSLFALTVSSTRARKLISSGCAAYLATVVETQKELPALSDIPVVREFPDVFPAELPGLPPDRKIEFVIDLVTGTAPISKAPYRMAPAELRELKAQLQDLMDKGFVKPSVSPWGAPVLFVKKKDGTLRLCIDYRELNKITIKNKYPLPRIDDLFDQLQGSRVYSKIDLQSGYHQLKIKPEDVHKTAFRTRYGHYEFTVMPFGLTNAPAAFMDLMNRIFKPLLDQCVVVFIDDILIFSRSNEEHEEHLRTVMQILREKQLYAKLKKCEFWLREVAFLGHVISEGGVAVDPKKVEAIKDWPRPTTVPEIRSFLGLAGYYRRFVEGFAKITTPLTRLTHKGTKYVWSEECDRSFRELKERLTSTPILALPISGESFVIYSDASYSGLGCVLVTPRPETTTNFQHKDEAFRLSSLQTKLGLPMVEVCPYGYSVQAGMAHTDVAQKYVQLWTVQVATPAQSTPLELDPSEPYRAHSSPNE, via the exons GCGCGCGCGATTTATAAAGGTACTAGAGGCATTTATGCGGTTTAATCCGCCTATGTTTGATGGAAAAGAAGCAGATCCGTGGATAGTGGAGACATGGCTTACAGCGATGGAGGCATTATTCGAGGATATTTACACTTTGGAAAGGGATAAGGTTCCGTTGGCAGCGCACTGTTTTGAGAAGGATGCTCAGATTTGGTGGCAGAAGGCCAAGAAGAAGCGAGCATCAAATCTATTACCGCTCACTTGGGAGGAGTTTCGAGAGATGTTATTTATGGAGTACTTTCCCGATAGTgataaaaggaaaatgaaggaagacttccgcaagttgagacaaggAAACCGTTCAGTACGGGAGTACGAACGAGAATTTACTCATTTGGTGAACTGTGTGCCTGGGATGGTTCATACGGATCGAGATCGAGCGGAGTGCTTTGAGCGGGGGTTGCGACCTGACATATTCAGGACAGTCAATGCTCTGAAGTTAAAGACCTTTGAGGAAGTTCTAGATCGAGctctttgggtggagcgcggaaATGCGATTGCGCGTGATGAACGCGAATCGTTTGAAAGAGAACGAGAaagggaaaaaggaaagaaaaggacCACTAGTGATGCCGGGGGACAGTTGAGCTCCAAACGGCCCCCTCGGTATCCACGTTCTCAGTCGAGGTATCAGGGACCCCCGAGATGTGTGATATGCGGCGGAAATCATCGACCGATGGCTTGTCCACAGCGGGAAGGtaaatgtttcaagtgtggtcagccgggacataTGATTCGTGATTGCCCGAGGGGAGCATCACCTGCACAGTCCACAGCTTCAGTCCAGTCACCCTCCAGACAGCGTTCTGGTCTACCGCCTGCTATGTTAGCTGGACGTTCTTTTGTGCCACGTCAGTACGAGCCATGCCGGCCTGCACCGAGTACCCGTATGGACACACCTCGATCTGCACCGAGTGGTCGTGTATTTGCAGCCCAGGCAGAGGAGCCGGCCGTAGTTgatgacgtcgtggcaggtattgtttTACTTTATGGCACTAGatctcgtgcattatttgacacaggtgcatcgcattcattcatcagtagctCATTCGCTAAGACGCATGATATTGAGATTTCGGATAGTGCGGATGCCTGGTGGGTGTATGCCCCTGAGCACACATTTAGTGTCCACGAAGTGTGTGCGGCATGTCCAGTACAGAttggtgattggattatgccagcAGATTTGTTAGTGTTAAGCCGTATGAAAGGCTTTGATGTGATCCTTGGGATGGACTGGCTTACAAAGtactatgccacgattgattgtgaAAGTAAAGTAATTACTTTTCGTGAACCCGGGCAAAAAGAAGTTGTATACTGGGTGTGCAAGAGTTCGCTCTTTGCACTGACTGTATCGTCGACGAGGGCAAGAAAGTTGATTAGTAGTGGATGtgcggcttatttggcgactGTAGTGGAGACTCAAAAGGAACTTCCAGCACTGAGTGATATTCCAGTGGTTCGAGAGTTTCCTGATGTATTTcctgcggagttaccgggattgccaccggatcggAAAATTGAattcgttattgacttggttACCGggacggcgccaatttcgaaggctccgtacagaatggcaccagCTGAGTTGAGagagttgaaagctcagttgcaggacttgatggataaaggctttgtgaagcctagtgtatcaccgtggggagccccagttctgtttgtaaagaagaaagacggaacGCTTCGGCTTTGCATTGATTATCGCGAGCTGAACAAGATCACGattaagaataaatatccattgccgcgaattgatgacttatttgatcaaTTGCAAGGATCAcgggtgtattcgaagattgatcttcaatcgggtTACCACCAACTGAAGATCAAACCAGAAGATGTGCACAAGACAGCGTTCCGTACTCGTTATGGTCATtacgagttcacagtgatgccgtttgggctaaccaatgcccctgcagcatttatggatctaatgaatagGATCTTTAAGCCGCTGTTGGATCAGTGTGTGGTGGTATTTATAGATGATATCCtgatcttttctcgaagtaATGAGGAGCACGAAGAACACTTGAGAACAGTGATGCAAATTCTTCGAGAAAAACAGTTATATGCCAAATtgaaaaaatgtgaattttggctgcgagaggttgcatttctggggcatgtgatttctgaGGGTGGTGTAGCTGTTGACccaaagaaagtagaggcaattaaagattggccccGCCCGACGACTGTTCcagagatccgcagttttcttggacttgcagggtattatagacggttcgtggagggattcGCGAAGattactactccactaacgcgtcTTACACATAAAGGAACCAAATATGTGTGGAGCGAAGAATGTGATCGTAGCTTTCGGGAGTTGAAagaaagattgacttcgactcctaTTCTGGCCTTGCCGATTTCGGGGGAGAgttttgtgatctacagtgatgcttcctacagCGGACTTGGGTGtgtacttgtcacgccccgccccgaaaccactaccaattt TCAACACAAAGACGAAGCgttccgtctttcttctttacaaacaaaACTGGGGCTCCCCATG GTCGAGGTGTGTCCATACGGGTACTCGGTGCAGGCCGGGATGGCTCATACTGACGTGGCACAAAAGTACGTCCAGCTGTGGACTGTGCAG GTCGCAACCCCCGCTCAAAGCACTCCGCTCGAACTCGATCCGTCTGAACCATACCGGGCACACAGTTCACCAAATGAGTAA